Below is a genomic region from Vicia villosa cultivar HV-30 ecotype Madison, WI unplaced genomic scaffold, Vvil1.0 ctg.000534F_1_1, whole genome shotgun sequence.
CCAATCATTATTTCAAACATTATAAGATTGGACTTGATATGTATTAATGTTTAATACATTAGTAATACATATCTTTTATATTTGATGAAAATTCGTTTAGAAAACATCGTACAACGTGTCGTAGTTGACACGTGGCTTGAGATTATGCACACATCCTCTGTATGCGCCTCTCATATCATGCCACGTTAACAAATAAACGTCACTAGGTGTGAAGCAAAGTCTAATTGTGCTAGTAGAACAAGTGCGATCACTTTGCTGAAAAGAGAAGCCATGCCACGTGACGTGACCGAACTGAAGGAACGAAACCGTagctaacattttatttattttaattccatctTTTTCCTATATAATCAGTCACGTGCTGTAGCAGTTAAGCAGAAACCGAAAGaacagagaaagaagaagaagaaaatggagAAGTTTCAGATCTGGAGAAGTATAGCTTTGGCCGCGTTCGCGTTTGCTCTTCTCTCCCAATCGGTGTCCGCAGACGACGTCGTTGTGCTCTCTGAAGATAATTTCGAGAAGGAAGTTGGTCAAGATAAAGGAGCTCTCGTTGAGTTCTACGCCCCATGGTAATTTTCACCTACCTTCTCGATCGTTCTTCATTTCCATCGAAAATCGCTTCCATTATGACCTATATAGTTTTTCATGCAGTTCGAATTGTTAGTGTAGGATTCTGGATTCGCTTCGCTTTTTTATTTTCAGATGAATCTGATCTTGTTAATTTCCTGATTCGCTTTGATCCGATGCGTTTTTTGCTTTAAACGATTCAGTTTGTAGTTGTTATCTGTTGATCTAGTGTTATGAACTGTTGTAGATGATACGATGCCGTTTTAGAATTTGATGCAATTCAGTTTAGATCATTATCCTCTAGTTTGTTAATTAGGTCAATTTAGTGTCACTAGTTAATTTTTTTACCTCATTAAACTAGGGAGATTATGTGGctgtttggataaacagcttATTTGAAGCTTATAGGATAAGTGCTTATCAAAATAATAATCTATGAATAAATAATGTTTATGAATAAGTTTGTATAAACTCTTTTTATAACAGAAGATAAAATATAGTTAAGTTGTTTTTACatgttataataaattatttttatatattttgtaagtAGCTTTCACtagttatcttgaagaatttATAAAATTCCCTTAAGCTCAAATAAACCAATTCAAATAGGCCCTATGAGTTCACTAAAAGTTACGAGGAATGACTTGTCATCCTTGTGAACATCGATAGAGTAAATGAAACTGACGAAACTAAATTAGACTTTTATAGAAGTTGTAAACAAAAAATAATCATGTTATTATATACTAAGCCTCCTTGCTTTGATCTGCATAAAATAATTAGGCTGATAAGTAATCAGCGACTCCATTCCATTCCGTTATGTTCCATATTGTTCCATCAATCCAAATGGAAACTTCATTCCATTCCGTTATTTTCCATAttgttccatcaatccaaacggAAACTTCATAAGTTGGAAGCAGAAATTTTAATTAAAGAAGTGAAGCACTAATCCTCCCTAACACCATATCCATTACGCCTCATAAGTAgcagaattttaattaataattccaGGTTTACAAACTTCAGCATATCTTGTTCATTGTATTCACTAGGGGTGTTCAAATTAACCGGTTATCCATATTTCCCTTGGTAATTTCTCATGAGTATTATGATGCAATTAAGATGCACAGTGAACTTATATTAGTGTTCTGCTTTGTCTGTAATAATAGGTGTGGACACTGCAAAAAGCTAGCTCCAGAATATGAAAAGCTCGGTAACAGTTTTAAGAAAGCTAAATCTGTTTTGATTGGCAAGGTCAGCCCCCTGGTTTTTCTCTGCATTCTTTGAAAGTTTTATTCGCAAATTTTCTGCAGAATCATTTTGCTTTGAACTTTGTGGTTTCTTTTTGACCTTTCTCATTGATCAATGATCATTTAATTAGTTCGTTTGACATATGATGAAGCTTTTGCATTAATGTGCTATAGGTGGACTGTGATGACCATAAGAGTGTGTGCACCAAATATGGAGTCTCTGGGTACCCAACAATTCAGTGGTTTCCAAAAGGATCTCTGGAACCCAAAAAGTGAGAAAACCTTAGCTTTcaacaaaatagtataaatatgaTTTTGTAACTCAGCTCATAGTTAGTTACCCTGCATTTTCACGTGTATTTTTTGACATCTTAAACTTGATTTTAATTGCTTAGGTTTGAAGGGCCACGCACTGCCGAATCACTTGCCGAGTTTATAAATACAGAAGCAGGTACTTTTTGTAGTTTTAAAGCCATCTGTTGTTGTATAACTTCTAAAGAATTATAGTGCCTCTCCTCGGAAATATCACAAAAAGCCATTCTGTAGCAtcatatatacttttttttttaaagtattttaatgCATAGTAGAGTTTATAAGATACTAAAGTAGTATTAGGTTCCATGATTTAGTTTCCCCCTTTCTTATTCTGTGTATTTTATTTGCAATTGTACTAGTGGATTTTCTAAACAGAGGTTTTGTCTTGCAGGAACTAATGTAAAGATTGCGGCAGCTCCGTCTAGTGTAGTGGTGCTAACACCTGAAACCTTCAACGAAGTTGTCTTGGATGAAACCAAAGATGTCTTGGTTGAGTTTTATGCACCATGGTACTCTTTTGGTTTGTTTTGCATTACATTATTGTTAGCTAGTAATGTTCCGGGCCTGTGGTTTTGAGTGTTTGTAAAAACTCTCAATTACTGATATATGGTTTTGAATGTTTGTAAAAACTCTCAATTACTGATATATCTTACGAACTTTTGTTAATTTGCCAGGTGTGGACATTGCAAAAGTCTTGCTCCTGTAAGTTAAAATCATTGcagtttcctttttccttttttatcaatttaaagTTGATGCATTTATTTTTTGAAAGAGCTATGTTTAACTTGGCTATGCTCTTTTCCCCTTCAGATTTATGAAAAAGTTGCCTTAGCTTTTAAAACAGAGGATGATGTAGTGATTGCAAATTTGGATGCCGACAAATATAGGGACCTGGCTGAAAAGTAAGTTTTAGTTGTCTAAAGTAAAATTAGTTCAATATCATAAATAACTGATTAAGGATTTCTGGAATTACTTTACCTCAGGTATGAAGTGAGTGGATTTCCTACCTTGAAGTTCTTCCCAAAGGGAAACAAAGCCGGTGAAGATTATGGAGGTGGAAGAGACTTGGATGACTTTGTGGCTTTTATCAATGAAAAATCTGGAACACGTCGAGATTCAAAAGGACAGCTTACTTCTGAGGTTAGTGAATTCTTATCAAAGAGATGTACtcatttgtttttgttattttaataaaaaaattggtgGCAGTGAACATGGCCTTTTTGGGGGGTGAAAATGTTCAAAATTGTAGCACTTGCACTTAACATTCTGCTCACTCTATATTTCTATATAGGCTGGTATAGTAGAGAACTTAGACGTGTTGGTAAAGGAGTTTGTAGCTGCTAATGATGAAGAGAAGAAAGCCGTATTTGCCAAAATAGAAGAGGAAGTTGGGAAGCTTCAGGGTTCTTCTTCTAGGTATAATCTAACATCATCCTTTCATAATGTTGTGATGGTTATTGGCTTGAAATTATGCCCCTTGAGAGTAGtttaattttttctgtttattctttatACTTTAAGCCAAAAACTAGAGGAAATAATGCACAACTATTTTTTTCCATTAGATACGGGAAGATTTACTTGAAAACTGCCAAGAGTTACCTGGAGAAAGGTTCTGACTATGCTAAGAAAGAAATCCAGCGCCTAGAGCGCATTCTTGAAAAGGTAATATTCTATTTGCAAGTCAAAACCTTGAAAGTTTCTCTTAATGCATGAAATAAGAAGTAGCATGgtataaattttaatttcttgGTTCTTAAACGGGCTTTAAGAGTTAAAGTGTGCAAATTGTTgtaaacaacttcaaaattggTTACTCATTATATGTGATGATTGATGCAGTCTATCAGCCCTGCTAAGGCTGATGAGTTCACTCTAAAGAAAAACATCTTGTCGACATATGATGCTTGAATTAAAGGTGCAATTTCTACCATCTATCCTTTAAGCTAGCCTGCCACAGCAACTCCTCCTGATGATTGTTTGACATTGACGTCTACATTGCTGGGAGATTTTCAACATGGAGACTTGTAGTACTTAATCTGAGTTTGTTTTAACGATCCTATTATATATTAGAACAATTATGGGGTGATGAAGATTATTCTGTTCCCCATTGTATGTAGTTTACCTGAGATCGATTTTGAGGAGGACGAGAACTTTTACAATCTGTTTCTTTCTTGGTTTATGGTATAAACTTGTCCCGAAGATGGTCCGGTCAAATTCATGACAACTACAATGATAAATACGTACTATAGGCCAACGATGATAGTAAATGCGTGACAAATATCTATTAGATATCTATTTTCTTTTGATCAACAATAATAGAACTATCTCAATTAAAACAGATCAACCCAGAAATAAAAAAGGGATTAATTCCCCCACTCTAAGTGGTGGTGGATAGGGGTGGACAACTTTTTAGAAATCTGTGAATATCCGTCTGACCCACAGTAACAGCTCACATGCGGTCGGTTTTAAGACGGGTTTCGGGTATTAAATCGGTTTCTATTGGTTTATACCGGTTTATATCGGTTTGGTTGAGGCAGTCCAACCCAAAAATAACAGAATCCGACTGCAATAACATATTCGATTGGAATTAGTGAAAACTCTAGCCAGTATAtgaattcaaaaccctagctgTCTCATACCCTGCTCACTCCATCTTCTCCACCATTTCTCCCTCCGCCGTTCATACCCAATACCCATTGCTCTGAAGAACGCCGCCATTATGTCGAAGTTACATGTTCTCTTCTTTATCTCACCTGCTTTGGAATTTTAAAccttaacttaaaaaatattttcaattttaaattttaacttaaaaaatatttccaaatgttTTTCCAGATTTATCTTCAAAAACATTCTCTGATAAAACATCAACAACTACCACAAGCAAGGTAGAAGCAACTAAGAAAGCAAAAAAGAATGGTCTCAGCTTTTTAAATGGATCACCCTTTAAACTGAACCGAAAAATCTGTCCAACCCATCAAATCGTAAACCGACAAAATCGAAAACTTAAGTGGTCGAAATTGAAGGTTCATTTTGGACCCGCGGTTTGGGTCGAATTGAATTTTTGGGCTCGATTTCAATTCAATCCGACCGATGTTCGGTCTAAGTGGTGGAGGAAAATTTTACTTCCTACCCctacaatcaaatttttttgaCGAAATTATCCACGTATAAATaggtaatttttttttcattttcaactttTTACTGATTTTGAACAAACACTCTCCCTTCTCTCCACGAAATACACTCCGGAACCCTTCTGAAGACTCTTCCGGTTCACAAAATCACCAAACCGGAACACATTTGGTAAGTGATTCGGTTTGCAAAATTCTTCCCGGAACGCTTTTGGAATATGTTCCGGTGCATTCGATTTCAAACCGGAACCCATTTTGAGACTCTTCCGGTTTGTTGCCTTGCATACCGGAACGCTTTTGAAAGCTGTTCCGGTTCGTTTTCATCCCCACCGGAAGCCTTTTGAGAACTGTTCCGGTTTAGCTCAGTTACAAACCGGAACCCTTTTTGGAACTGTTCcggtttggtttttttttttaaattttttttaaaattttttttccagGAAAATGCGTACATTAGGACCTGACAGGAGGCCACATACCCGCCGCCGCCGCGACGAAGCTGGTCCCTCTAACCCACCTCAAGAGCCAGCACAGCCACCACCGGAGCCACCGCAGCCAGTTGGATATCCTGGTGGACCATCAGATCTATCTTTACTTGTTCGTTACCAAGACCATGTTGCTCGCCGTTTATGGTACGGACAGGtaagtaaaatttatttatttattttaaatagaatttattattatattttctaatgtggtttttttatttattttcaggaaagagGCCCTAAAAAGGAGCTTAAAGTCGATGGGCATGGGACGAAGCTCCAGGAAAGAGTGCCTCAGATGCTCCCACCTGAGATTGAGGCTATCGTGACTGGGTCAGGTCTGGCTTCTCTTCAGAGAACTAGCCTGACCAAGATAGATGTTAACCTCGTCTCAGCATTTGTGGAGAGGTGGCATGTTGAGACAtcgtcatttcacatgccatttggTGAGATGACGATTACTTTGGATGATGTTGTCTGCCTGCTGCATTTGCCTATTGGGGGTATGTTCTGGTATCCTAATGAGCACGTCACAGAGGAGGTGGCGGTTGATCTTGGCTGCGAGTTATTGGGAGTGGGTAGACGTGCCATGGCTGAGCATGTGCGTTCATGCAGGGGAGCTTATTACTCACTGCAGTGGTTGTACGACAGATTTGTGGAGTACCGTGCTGCTGGTAGTTGGGCCTTCGCGACCAGGGCATATTTGACGATGTTGGTAGGTTCTACCATTTTTGCAGATAAGATATTTACTTTGGTTGAGGCCCGGTATTTGCCACTATTTAGAGACCTACATGGGCTCAGTCACTACAGTTGGGCATCTGCTGCCCTGGTCACTCTTTATCGTCACCTTGGTGATACATCTATGTTTAGTTGCAAGCAGCTCGGTGGATATCCTACTTTGATTCAGGTAtataagttatttttaattaattgtatgttaattcatatattattatttatattatttaatatatatatatattatttatattatttatattgttaACAGTGTTGGATACATGAGTACTTTCCTACACTGGGAAGGAAAGGAGAAAATTGGCGGCCATCTGAGAACCTTGGGCTTCCGCGGGCAATGAGATGGTCCTACAGGCAAGGAGCCATCAAGGTGGATGCGTATAGACCGATATTGGACGAGCTGACACCTATAGATGTCATATGGCGCCCATTTGAGGATCATAGACCTCATCGAGCTTTTAACGAGCTATCTCTGTACAGAGGTTTTCTCGTTTGGGGTGAGTTACATGTGCTATACTTACCTGACAGGTGTCTTCGGCAGTTTGGTTATTGTCAGTATATTCCGCCTGCACCTCCTGCTGATACGCTCAGCAATGATGAGATTGCTGTGGAGTGTATTGCTTATGTCCAGAGCGTGACAGATGTGATTAGAGATACACGGCTAGTGGGATACCCTCATGAGACGGTTGATGGATATTTAGAGTGGTATTACCGCGTTTCGCATCCTCAGGTGGTGCCTCCCCCACCTAGTGCGCGTAGAGAGGTTGCAGTTCCTGTCTTTGAGGCAGGACCAGCTGATCCGGATTGGGCTCGTGCCTCCACATTGGTTCACCGTTATCTCTGGCAGGTAGAGGCAGAGGAGGATGATGTCACATATGCTGATTTATTTGAGGTGTTACGCATCGCCCGTGAGCATTGACTCTATTATGATTgtactctattttatattttatgatatattcaactttattattttatggtatattctactttatattttatggtatatttatttttatattatttggaTAAGATTTTATTTGGATAAGATTGCAGAGAGTTAGTGGATTGTGTTGTGTGGATAAGATTGCATTGATGGCCTATAAATAGGTTCTTCTGGTGTTGagaaaaaatatcatatttttcataatgtctttttataattttatggTTGACACAATTGTTTACTATCCGGGAACTAAGGATCCCATGAAGCTTCCAATACCTGAGGATTGCGAGAGACTCGATGCACTGAAAAGTTGGGTGAATGAAGCATTGCCAGAAACTGATAACCGACTTGTGAGTAAAATCTCGTACCGTGAAAACTGGAGCATGGACGTTGATGGAAGGATAAGTTATAATGTT
It encodes:
- the LOC131629181 gene encoding probable protein disulfide-isomerase A6, producing MEKFQIWRSIALAAFAFALLSQSVSADDVVVLSEDNFEKEVGQDKGALVEFYAPWCGHCKKLAPEYEKLGNSFKKAKSVLIGKVDCDDHKSVCTKYGVSGYPTIQWFPKGSLEPKKFEGPRTAESLAEFINTEAGTNVKIAAAPSSVVVLTPETFNEVVLDETKDVLVEFYAPWCGHCKSLAPIYEKVALAFKTEDDVVIANLDADKYRDLAEKYEVSGFPTLKFFPKGNKAGEDYGGGRDLDDFVAFINEKSGTRRDSKGQLTSEAGIVENLDVLVKEFVAANDEEKKAVFAKIEEEVGKLQGSSSRYGKIYLKTAKSYLEKGSDYAKKEIQRLERILEKSISPAKADEFTLKKNILSTYDA
- the LOC131629180 gene encoding protein MAIN-LIKE 1-like, which encodes MRTLGPDRRPHTRRRRDEAGPSNPPQEPAQPPPEPPQPVGYPGGPSDLSLLVRYQDHVARRLWYGQERGPKKELKVDGHGTKLQERVPQMLPPEIEAIVTGSGLASLQRTSLTKIDVNLVSAFVERWHVETSSFHMPFGEMTITLDDVVCLLHLPIGGMFWYPNEHVTEEVAVDLGCELLGVGRRAMAEHVRSCRGAYYSLQWLYDRFVEYRAAGSWAFATRAYLTMLVGSTIFADKIFTLVEARYLPLFRDLHGLSHYSWASAALVTLYRHLGDTSMFSCKQLGGYPTLIQCWIHEYFPTLGRKGENWRPSENLGLPRAMRWSYRQGAIKVDAYRPILDELTPIDVIWRPFEDHRPHRAFNELSLYRGFLVWGELHVLYLPDRCLRQFGYCQYIPPAPPADTLSNDEIAVECIAYVQSVTDVIRDTRLVGYPHETVDGYLEWYYRVSHPQVVPPPPSARREVAVPVFEAGPADPDWARASTLVHRYLWQVEAEEDDVTYADLFEVLRIAREH
- the LOC131629196 gene encoding uncharacterized protein LOC131629196; the protein is MSFYNFMVDTIVYYPGTKDPMKLPIPEDCERLDALKSWVNEALPETDNRLVSKISYRENWSMDVDGRISYNVVELKCDNDMKDMWKSHRRKITKGPIEFEVNLTRSAEDVLKMLVRPESSARV